A genome region from Variovorax paradoxus includes the following:
- the argA gene encoding amino-acid N-acetyltransferase has product MSTVFNFTFVPWFRSVAPYIHTHRGKTFVVALAGEAIAAGKLQNIAQDLALIQSMGVKIVLVHGFRPQVNEQLAAKGHEAKYSHGIRITDEVALDSAQEAAGQLRYEIEAAFSQGLPNTPMAGSTVRIISGNFITARPVGVVDGVDFKHSGLVRKVDAAGIRRTLDFGAMVLMSPFGFSPTGEAFNLTMEEVATSVAISLQADKLIFLTEIPGIRMDSELPESEDNPIDTELPLDAAEKLLASLPPAQKPTDTAFYLQHCVKACKAGVERNHILPFALDGSLLLEVYVHDGVGTMVIDEKLESLREASVDDIGGILQLIEPFERDGTLVKRDRTEIERDVGHYTVIEHDGVIFGCAALYPYPEARTAEMAALTVSPQSQSQGDGERILKRIEHRAKAMGLDSIFVLTTRTMHWFLKRGFQQVNPDWLPEARKRKYNWDRKSQVLVKKI; this is encoded by the coding sequence ATGTCCACCGTCTTCAATTTCACCTTCGTGCCGTGGTTCCGCTCGGTTGCGCCCTACATCCACACGCACCGCGGTAAGACTTTCGTGGTCGCGCTCGCGGGTGAGGCGATCGCGGCAGGCAAGCTTCAAAACATCGCGCAGGACCTGGCGCTGATCCAGAGCATGGGCGTCAAGATCGTGCTGGTTCACGGCTTCCGTCCGCAGGTCAACGAGCAGCTCGCGGCCAAGGGCCACGAGGCGAAGTATTCGCACGGCATCCGCATCACCGACGAGGTGGCGCTCGACTCCGCGCAGGAGGCTGCCGGCCAGCTTCGCTACGAGATCGAGGCCGCATTCAGCCAGGGCCTTCCCAACACGCCGATGGCGGGTTCCACGGTGCGCATCATCTCGGGCAACTTCATCACTGCACGCCCGGTGGGCGTGGTCGACGGCGTCGACTTCAAGCACTCGGGCCTGGTGCGCAAGGTCGACGCGGCCGGCATCCGCCGCACGCTCGACTTCGGCGCCATGGTGCTGATGTCGCCGTTCGGCTTCTCGCCCACCGGCGAAGCCTTCAACCTGACGATGGAAGAGGTCGCGACCAGCGTCGCCATCTCGCTGCAGGCCGACAAGCTGATCTTCCTCACCGAGATCCCGGGCATCCGCATGGACAGCGAACTGCCCGAGAGCGAAGACAACCCGATCGACACCGAGCTGCCGCTGGACGCCGCCGAGAAGCTGCTGGCTTCGCTGCCGCCCGCGCAGAAGCCGACGGACACGGCCTTCTACCTGCAGCACTGCGTGAAGGCCTGCAAGGCCGGCGTGGAGCGCAACCACATCCTGCCCTTCGCGCTCGACGGTTCGCTTCTGCTGGAGGTGTACGTGCACGACGGCGTGGGCACCATGGTGATCGACGAGAAGCTGGAGAGCCTGCGCGAAGCCTCGGTGGACGACATCGGCGGCATCCTGCAACTGATCGAGCCCTTCGAGCGCGACGGCACCCTGGTGAAGCGCGACCGCACCGAGATCGAACGCGACGTGGGCCACTACACGGTGATCGAGCACGACGGCGTGATCTTCGGCTGCGCGGCCCTCTATCCCTACCCCGAGGCGCGCACCGCCGAGATGGCCGCGCTCACGGTGTCGCCGCAGTCGCAGTCTCAGGGCGACGGCGAACGCATCCTCAAGCGCATCGAGCACCGCGCCAAGGCCATGGGCCTGGACAGCATCTTCGTTCTCACCACCCGCACCATGCACTGGTTCCTCAAGCGCGGCTTCCAGCAGGTCAACCCCGACTGGCTCCCCGAGGCGCGCAAGCGCAAGTACAACTGGGACCGCAAGAGCCAGGTGCTGGTCAAGAAGATCTGA
- a CDS encoding LysE family translocator codes for MTLATALLFAIVAFAAIATPGPTVLLALSNGSRHGVRRALPGMLGAVLSDFVLVGAVALGLGALLAASEFWFSMLKWVGAAYLAWLGLRMLRSKGGLQLPAADAAPSVATHESRRIFFKSFLVAVTNPKGYIFCSALLPQFIDPSAAQAPQYIVIALIFAGLDMAVMLAYAFVGARAIRLLTVSATRWIDRACGGMLLALAGSLAFYRRSAA; via the coding sequence ATGACGCTCGCCACCGCCCTGCTCTTCGCCATCGTGGCCTTCGCCGCCATCGCCACGCCCGGCCCCACGGTGCTGCTGGCGCTGAGCAACGGTTCGCGCCACGGCGTGCGCCGCGCGCTGCCTGGCATGCTCGGCGCGGTGCTGTCCGACTTCGTGCTGGTCGGCGCCGTGGCACTCGGCCTGGGCGCGCTGCTGGCCGCATCGGAGTTCTGGTTCTCGATGCTGAAATGGGTCGGCGCGGCGTACCTGGCGTGGCTGGGCCTGCGCATGCTGCGCTCGAAGGGCGGCTTGCAGCTGCCGGCGGCCGATGCAGCGCCTTCGGTCGCCACGCACGAAAGCCGGCGGATCTTCTTCAAATCGTTCCTGGTGGCGGTGACCAACCCCAAGGGCTACATCTTCTGCTCGGCGCTGCTGCCGCAGTTCATCGACCCGTCTGCCGCGCAGGCGCCGCAGTACATCGTGATCGCACTGATCTTCGCCGGGCTCGACATGGCGGTGATGCTCGCGTACGCCTTCGTCGGCGCGCGTGCGATCCGCCTGCTCACGGTGTCGGCCACGCGCTGGATCGACCGCGCCTGCGGCGGCATGCTGCTGGCGCTGGCCGGCTCGCTGGCGTTCTATCGCCGCAGCGCGGCCTGA
- a CDS encoding DUF3829 domain-containing protein — protein MKYWTFLGATFVTASALLAGCGDSDKPGGAQQASPASQAKPDQAAEEQQRVEKYNTYVDVSNNLRTSFQQARAEYVAQQVPLLEAKAPLTSLRIQNDILIDRSAKKLDAAAAIAAPLPEIDASAQAFSAALKVLSPLSRELNDYANSKGYLADNGDKARRLNKDYLAALTGVATAEAAFDDGLSARDQALTREAFEKAPKDSAAYYRAGLIYHGKLNHNDANALFESPNDPQALAAFEASLALVADSAAGWSRTMSEQSAKSGARCDGGMLQINEFIGQSRSMVKDIKDGVFKRKETGAMARLPAHMRSSSIVNSANRYNQNFANMIGQFNHPTC, from the coding sequence ATGAAATATTGGACGTTCCTGGGAGCCACATTCGTCACCGCTTCGGCGCTCCTTGCCGGTTGTGGCGACAGCGACAAACCGGGTGGTGCGCAGCAGGCATCGCCAGCCTCGCAGGCGAAGCCGGACCAGGCTGCCGAAGAGCAGCAACGGGTCGAGAAGTACAACACCTACGTCGATGTCTCGAACAACCTGCGCACCTCTTTCCAGCAGGCGCGCGCGGAGTACGTGGCGCAGCAGGTGCCGCTGCTCGAGGCCAAGGCGCCGCTGACCAGCCTGCGCATCCAGAACGACATCCTCATCGACCGCTCGGCCAAGAAGCTCGACGCTGCCGCGGCCATTGCCGCGCCGCTGCCCGAGATCGACGCCTCGGCCCAGGCGTTTTCGGCCGCGCTCAAGGTGTTGTCGCCGCTGAGCCGCGAACTGAACGACTACGCGAATTCGAAGGGCTATCTCGCAGACAACGGCGACAAGGCGCGCCGGCTGAACAAGGACTATCTGGCCGCGCTCACCGGCGTTGCCACGGCCGAAGCTGCGTTCGACGACGGCCTGAGCGCGCGCGACCAGGCGCTGACCAGGGAAGCCTTCGAGAAGGCGCCGAAGGACTCCGCCGCCTACTACCGCGCCGGCCTGATCTACCACGGCAAGCTCAACCACAACGACGCCAACGCCCTCTTCGAATCGCCCAACGACCCGCAGGCGCTCGCCGCGTTCGAGGCCTCGCTGGCGCTGGTGGCCGATTCGGCCGCCGGCTGGAGCCGGACGATGAGCGAGCAGTCGGCCAAGAGCGGCGCTCGCTGCGACGGCGGCATGCTGCAGATCAACGAGTTCATCGGCCAGTCGCGCTCGATGGTCAAGGACATCAAGGACGGCGTGTTCAAACGCAAGGAAACCGGCGCCATGGCGCGCCTGCCGGCGCACATGCGCAGTTCGAGCATCGTGAACTCCGCCAACCGCTACAACCAGAACTTCGCCAACATGATCGGCCAGTTCAACCATCCGACATGCTGA
- a CDS encoding zinc-dependent alcohol dehydrogenase family protein, producing the protein MTNSSTSPRTMRAAVLDAAGQPFRIARLDRPVAAAGEVLVRIHASGVNPLDTKIRAGQAAHAQQPLPAVLGMDLAGVVEAVGPGVTKFRRGDEVYGMAGGIGGLQGTLADYAAVDADLLALKPHNLGMREAAGLPLVFITAWEGLVDRAKTQAGQKVLVHGGAGGVGHMAVQLAVSLGAEVFATGAPSHADTIRRFGATPIDYTATTVDEYVARYTAGEGFDVVYDTVGGAVLDASFSAARRYGGHVVSCLGWGTHKLAPLSFRAATYSGVFTLLPMITGRGRAHHGEILEAATRLAEAGRLAPLMDARRFSLEEATSAHEAVEAGTARGRVVVGVSA; encoded by the coding sequence ATGACGAACTCTTCGACTTCTCCCCGCACCATGCGCGCCGCCGTCCTCGATGCCGCCGGCCAGCCCTTCCGCATCGCCCGGCTCGATCGCCCCGTGGCGGCTGCAGGCGAGGTGCTGGTTCGCATCCATGCCAGCGGCGTGAACCCGCTGGACACCAAGATCCGCGCCGGCCAGGCCGCCCACGCACAACAGCCGCTGCCCGCGGTTCTTGGCATGGACCTCGCGGGCGTGGTCGAGGCGGTCGGCCCCGGTGTGACGAAGTTCAGGCGCGGCGACGAGGTCTACGGCATGGCCGGCGGCATCGGCGGGCTGCAGGGCACGCTCGCCGACTACGCCGCGGTCGATGCCGACCTGCTCGCGCTGAAGCCGCACAACCTCGGCATGCGCGAAGCCGCGGGCTTGCCGCTGGTGTTCATCACCGCCTGGGAGGGCCTGGTGGACCGCGCGAAGACGCAGGCCGGCCAGAAGGTGCTGGTGCACGGCGGCGCGGGAGGCGTCGGGCACATGGCCGTGCAGCTGGCGGTGTCGCTGGGTGCGGAGGTGTTCGCCACCGGCGCGCCGTCGCATGCCGACACGATCCGCCGCTTCGGCGCCACGCCCATCGACTACACGGCCACGACGGTCGACGAGTACGTCGCGCGATACACCGCGGGCGAAGGCTTCGACGTGGTCTACGACACCGTCGGCGGCGCCGTGCTCGATGCCTCCTTCTCGGCCGCGCGCCGCTACGGCGGCCATGTGGTCAGTTGCCTGGGCTGGGGCACCCACAAGCTGGCGCCGCTGTCGTTCCGCGCGGCGACCTACTCGGGCGTGTTCACGCTGCTGCCGATGATCACCGGCCGAGGCCGCGCCCATCACGGAGAGATCCTCGAGGCGGCCACCCGGCTCGCCGAGGCCGGGCGGCTCGCGCCGCTGATGGATGCGCGCCGCTTCAGCCTGGAGGAGGCCACTTCGGCCCATGAGGCCGTCGAAGCCGGCACGGCCCGGGGCCGCGTCGTGGTCGGCGTGTCGGCCTGA
- a CDS encoding LysR family transcriptional regulator, protein MNESLQEPPATRMEWSDVRVFLAIARSGTLMGAARQTGMSQPTMGRRLKALEAALSLTLFQRTSDGFVLTAEGESVLGHAERMEEQALAFQRELAGSGQQLEGMLRVSSSDWFGVHVLSPLLAGFLREHPRVSIELLTDARLLNLARREADLVFRIQPFEEPYIIQRKLLHMDYALYAAAGQPHPRAGDGAGSALVTLDSAYRDFPDVAWLRRMLPNARTAFGSNNRSAQARLCAEGIGLAVLPVALGDATPGIGRVDLGEPPPGREVWLGYHRDLRRLARLRALVERTIEAMSPAP, encoded by the coding sequence ATGAATGAATCCCTCCAAGAACCGCCGGCCACTCGCATGGAATGGAGCGACGTTCGGGTGTTTCTTGCCATCGCCCGCAGCGGCACGCTGATGGGCGCCGCGCGGCAGACCGGCATGTCGCAGCCGACGATGGGCCGCCGCCTGAAGGCCCTCGAGGCCGCGCTGTCGCTCACGCTGTTCCAGCGCACCAGCGACGGCTTCGTGCTCACGGCCGAAGGCGAATCGGTGCTCGGGCATGCCGAGCGCATGGAGGAACAAGCGCTGGCGTTCCAGCGCGAGCTAGCGGGCAGCGGGCAACAGCTCGAGGGCATGCTGCGCGTGTCGTCGTCCGACTGGTTCGGCGTGCACGTGCTCTCGCCGCTCCTGGCGGGCTTCCTGCGCGAGCACCCGCGCGTGAGCATCGAGCTGCTGACCGACGCACGCCTGCTGAACCTCGCGCGCCGCGAAGCGGACCTGGTGTTTCGCATCCAGCCCTTCGAGGAGCCGTACATCATCCAGCGCAAGCTGCTGCATATGGACTACGCGCTGTATGCCGCCGCCGGCCAGCCGCATCCCCGTGCCGGCGACGGCGCGGGCAGCGCGCTCGTCACCCTCGACAGCGCCTACCGCGACTTTCCCGACGTGGCGTGGCTGCGTCGCATGCTGCCGAACGCCCGCACCGCCTTCGGCAGCAACAACCGCTCGGCCCAAGCCCGCCTGTGCGCCGAGGGCATCGGCCTCGCGGTGCTACCGGTGGCATTGGGCGATGCCACGCCCGGCATCGGCCGCGTGGACCTCGGCGAGCCGCCGCCGGGGCGCGAAGTGTGGCTGGGCTATCACCGCGACCTGCGGCGCCTTGCGCGGCTGCGTGCGCTGGTCGAGCGCACGATCGAGGCGATGTCGCCGGCGCCGTGA
- the dapC gene encoding succinyldiaminopimelate transaminase: protein MNPLLSRLQPYPFERLKQLFAGVTPNPEFPAISLGIGEPKHATPAFIKEALSASLGALAAYPATAGDLKLRSAFTDWLQSRYRLALDPATQVLPVNGSREALFSLAQTVVDPTVSPAPVVISPNPFYQIYEGAALLSGAEPYYVPSVPARNFAVDWDSVPDDVWARTQLVFVCSPGNPTGAVMPLDEWKKLFALSDRHGFVIAADECYSEIYFRDEPPLSGLEASVKLGRPDFKNLIALTSLSKRSNVPGLRSGFVAGDAAIVKKFLLYRTYHGSAMSGTVAAASIAAWGDEAHVIENRAMYRAKFAAVTPLLEPVLDVRLPDASFYLWAGVPEVWAGDDEAFARSLYAQYNVTVLPGSYLARDTSHSPNPGRGRIRMALVAETAECVEAAGRIVRFVKDGR from the coding sequence ATGAATCCCTTGCTCTCCAGGTTGCAGCCCTATCCCTTCGAGCGGCTGAAGCAACTGTTCGCGGGCGTCACGCCCAACCCCGAGTTCCCTGCCATCAGCCTGGGCATCGGCGAGCCCAAGCACGCGACGCCCGCGTTCATCAAGGAAGCCCTGAGCGCCAGCCTCGGCGCGCTGGCCGCCTACCCGGCCACCGCCGGCGACCTCAAACTGCGCAGCGCCTTCACCGACTGGCTCCAGTCGCGCTACCGCCTCGCGCTCGACCCGGCCACGCAGGTGCTGCCGGTCAACGGCTCGCGCGAGGCGCTGTTCTCGCTGGCGCAGACCGTGGTCGACCCGACCGTCTCGCCGGCGCCAGTGGTGATCTCGCCCAATCCGTTCTATCAGATCTACGAGGGCGCCGCCCTGCTCTCGGGCGCGGAGCCGTATTACGTGCCGAGCGTGCCCGCGCGCAACTTCGCGGTCGACTGGGACAGCGTGCCCGACGACGTCTGGGCCCGCACGCAGCTCGTGTTCGTTTGTTCGCCGGGAAACCCGACCGGCGCCGTGATGCCGCTGGACGAGTGGAAGAAGCTGTTCGCGCTGTCCGACCGCCACGGCTTCGTGATCGCGGCCGACGAGTGCTACAGCGAGATCTACTTCCGCGACGAGCCTCCGCTCAGCGGCCTGGAAGCTTCGGTGAAGCTCGGCCGGCCCGACTTCAAAAACCTGATCGCGCTCACCTCGCTGTCCAAGCGCAGCAACGTGCCCGGCCTGCGCAGCGGCTTCGTGGCCGGCGACGCGGCGATCGTCAAGAAATTCCTGCTCTACCGCACCTACCACGGCAGCGCCATGAGCGGCACCGTGGCCGCGGCCAGCATCGCCGCGTGGGGCGACGAGGCCCACGTGATCGAGAACCGCGCCATGTACCGCGCCAAGTTCGCGGCCGTGACGCCGCTGCTCGAGCCGGTGCTCGACGTGCGCCTGCCCGACGCCAGTTTCTACCTCTGGGCCGGCGTGCCCGAAGTGTGGGCTGGCGACGACGAAGCCTTCGCCCGTTCGCTCTACGCTCAATACAATGTCACGGTCCTGCCGGGGAGCTATCTGGCGCGCGACACCTCCCACAGCCCGAACCCCGGCCGGGGCCGCATCCGAATGGCGCTGGTGGCCGAGACGGCCGAATGCGTGGAGGCCGCCGGGCGCATCGTCCGCTTCGTCAAGGACGGCAGGTAA
- the dapD gene encoding 2,3,4,5-tetrahydropyridine-2,6-dicarboxylate N-succinyltransferase has product MTQQLQQIIDAAWEDRANISVSAAPAEVRDAVEHVITELNNGKLRVATREGVGQWTVHQWVKKAVLLSFRLKDNEQMQAGSLGFYDKVPTKFSHLSANELKESGVRIVPPAVARRGSFIAKGAILMPSYVNIGAYVGEGSMVDTWATVGSCAQVGANVHLSGGVGLGGVLEPLQANPTIIEDNCFIGARSEVVEGVIVEENSVLGMGVYLGQSTPIFNRDTGEISYGRVPAGSVVISGSLPKKTKSGQDYSTYAAVIVKTVDAQTRSKTSLNDLLRD; this is encoded by the coding sequence ATGACCCAGCAACTGCAACAAATCATCGACGCCGCGTGGGAAGACCGCGCCAACATCTCGGTCTCCGCCGCGCCCGCCGAAGTGCGCGACGCCGTCGAGCACGTGATCACCGAGCTCAACAACGGCAAGCTGCGCGTGGCCACCCGCGAAGGCGTCGGCCAGTGGACGGTGCACCAGTGGGTCAAGAAGGCCGTGCTGCTGTCGTTCCGCCTGAAGGACAACGAGCAGATGCAGGCCGGCTCGCTCGGCTTCTACGACAAGGTGCCGACCAAGTTCTCGCACCTGTCGGCCAACGAGCTCAAGGAATCGGGCGTGCGCATCGTGCCGCCGGCCGTGGCCCGCCGCGGCAGCTTCATCGCCAAGGGCGCGATCCTGATGCCCTCGTACGTGAACATCGGCGCCTACGTGGGCGAAGGCTCCATGGTCGACACCTGGGCCACCGTGGGTTCGTGCGCGCAGGTCGGCGCCAACGTGCACCTGTCGGGCGGCGTGGGCCTGGGCGGCGTGCTCGAGCCCCTGCAGGCCAACCCGACCATCATCGAGGACAACTGCTTCATCGGCGCACGCTCGGAAGTGGTCGAAGGCGTGATCGTCGAAGAGAACTCCGTGCTCGGCATGGGCGTGTACCTCGGCCAGAGCACCCCGATCTTCAACCGCGACACCGGCGAGATCTCCTACGGCCGCGTGCCGGCCGGCAGCGTGGTCATCAGCGGCAGCCTGCCCAAGAAGACCAAGTCGGGCCAGGACTACAGCACCTACGCCGCGGTCATCGTGAAGACGGTCGACGCGCAGACGCGCTCCAAGACCAGCCTGAACGACCTGCTGCGCGACTGA
- a CDS encoding PilT/PilU family type 4a pilus ATPase, whose translation MNMMERILRLMAERKASDIYLSAHSPVLIRINGNCVPINAQVLPPSAPLALLSEVVPAARIQELESTGELNMAVALEGAGNYRLSAMRQRGTYAVVVRHIAATIPGFAELNLPDILKTLIMEKRGLILMVGATGAGKTTTLASMIDYRNEHASGHILTVEEPIEFTYTNKKSVVNQRDVGSDTGSLQTALKNALRQAPDVIQIGEIRDRDTMSAAIAYAQSGHLCVATLHANNSYRALNRILSFYPVEVRPTLLGDLGGALRAIVSQRLLRTPVGARVPAFEVMLNTALVAELIEKGDFSGVKEAMEKSMAEGSQTFEEDIARLITEDRVSREEGLSQADSPTNLMWRLQNRAAPKQQVDDRQLTDQFDEPTFTDITLDVKF comes from the coding sequence ATGAACATGATGGAGCGGATTCTTCGTTTGATGGCCGAGCGCAAGGCCTCGGACATCTACCTCTCGGCACACTCCCCGGTGCTCATCCGGATCAACGGCAACTGCGTGCCCATCAATGCGCAGGTGCTGCCGCCCTCCGCGCCGCTGGCGCTGCTGTCCGAAGTGGTGCCCGCCGCACGCATCCAGGAACTGGAAAGCACGGGCGAACTCAACATGGCCGTCGCCCTGGAGGGCGCCGGCAACTACCGCCTCAGCGCCATGCGCCAGCGCGGCACCTATGCGGTGGTGGTGCGGCACATCGCCGCGACCATTCCGGGATTTGCGGAGCTGAACCTGCCCGACATCCTGAAGACGCTCATCATGGAAAAGCGCGGGCTGATCCTGATGGTGGGCGCCACGGGTGCCGGCAAGACCACCACGCTGGCCTCGATGATCGACTATCGCAACGAGCACGCCAGCGGCCACATCCTCACCGTCGAGGAGCCGATCGAGTTCACCTACACCAACAAGAAGTCGGTGGTGAACCAGCGCGACGTGGGCAGCGACACCGGCTCTCTGCAGACGGCGCTGAAGAACGCGCTGCGCCAGGCGCCCGACGTGATCCAGATCGGCGAGATCCGCGACCGCGACACCATGTCCGCCGCCATCGCGTACGCGCAGTCGGGCCACCTGTGCGTGGCCACGCTGCACGCCAACAACAGCTACCGCGCACTGAACCGCATCCTGAGCTTCTACCCCGTCGAGGTGCGTCCCACGCTGCTGGGCGACCTGGGCGGCGCACTGCGCGCCATCGTGTCGCAGCGGCTGCTGCGCACGCCGGTGGGCGCACGCGTGCCGGCGTTCGAGGTCATGCTCAACACCGCGCTGGTGGCCGAGCTGATCGAGAAAGGCGACTTCTCCGGCGTCAAGGAGGCCATGGAAAAGTCGATGGCCGAAGGCTCGCAGACCTTCGAGGAAGACATCGCCCGCCTCATCACCGAAGACCGCGTGAGCCGCGAGGAAGGCCTCTCGCAGGCCGATTCGCCCACCAACCTGATGTGGCGCCTGCAGAACCGCGCCGCGCCCAAGCAGCAGGTCGACGACCGCCAGCTGACCGACCAGTTCGACGAGCCCACCTTCACCGACATCACGCTCGACGTCAAATTCTGA
- the dapE gene encoding succinyl-diaminopimelate desuccinylase, whose translation MSRTLQLAEQLISRPSVTPDDAGCQQILGERLSQLGFALETIESGPADFRVTNLWAVRRPASGKATKTLVFAGHTDVVPTGPVEQWTSHPFTPTHRDGKLYGRGACDMKTSVAAFVVSIEEFLLAVPDPQLTLALLLTSDEEGPGVDGTVIVCNALAARGEKIDYCIVGEPTAVERCGDMIKNGRRGTMSGKLTVKGVQGHIAYPHLAKNPVHSVAPALAELVAINTAGGWDAGNAWFQPTSWQVSNFHSGTGASNVIPGSAVIDFNFRFSTESTPESLQQRVHAVLDAHQVDYTLAWTVGGLPFLTTPGELVAAVQGAIREETGIETELSTSGGTSDARFIAKICSQVVELGPVNASIHKIDEHIDVAEIETLKNIYVRTLKQLDASLAAVGA comes from the coding sequence ATGTCCCGTACGCTCCAGCTCGCCGAACAACTCATCTCGCGCCCGTCCGTCACCCCTGACGACGCGGGCTGCCAGCAGATCCTGGGCGAGCGGCTGTCGCAGCTGGGCTTCGCGCTGGAAACCATCGAGAGCGGACCGGCAGACTTCCGCGTGACCAACCTCTGGGCCGTGCGCCGCCCCGCCTCCGGCAAGGCCACCAAGACCCTGGTGTTCGCCGGCCACACCGACGTGGTGCCCACCGGTCCCGTCGAGCAGTGGACCAGCCATCCGTTCACCCCCACGCACCGCGACGGCAAGCTGTACGGCCGCGGCGCGTGCGACATGAAGACCTCGGTGGCGGCGTTCGTCGTCTCGATCGAGGAGTTCCTGCTGGCCGTGCCCGACCCGCAGCTCACGCTCGCGCTGCTGCTCACCAGCGACGAGGAAGGGCCCGGCGTGGACGGTACCGTCATCGTGTGCAATGCGCTGGCCGCCCGCGGCGAGAAGATCGACTACTGCATCGTCGGCGAACCGACCGCCGTCGAGCGCTGCGGCGACATGATCAAGAACGGCCGCCGCGGCACCATGAGCGGCAAGCTCACGGTCAAGGGCGTTCAGGGCCACATCGCCTACCCGCACCTGGCAAAGAACCCGGTGCATTCGGTGGCGCCCGCGCTGGCCGAACTGGTGGCCATCAACACGGCCGGCGGCTGGGACGCGGGCAACGCCTGGTTCCAGCCGACCAGCTGGCAGGTCAGCAACTTCCACTCGGGCACGGGCGCGAGCAACGTGATTCCGGGCAGTGCGGTGATCGATTTCAACTTCCGCTTCTCGACCGAGTCCACGCCTGAGTCGCTGCAGCAGCGCGTGCACGCGGTGCTCGACGCGCACCAGGTCGACTACACGCTGGCGTGGACCGTCGGCGGCCTGCCCTTCCTGACCACGCCGGGCGAACTCGTCGCGGCCGTGCAGGGTGCGATCCGCGAGGAGACAGGCATCGAGACCGAGCTGTCGACCAGCGGCGGCACCAGTGACGCGCGCTTCATCGCCAAGATCTGCAGCCAGGTGGTGGAACTCGGCCCTGTCAACGCGAGCATCCACAAGATCGACGAGCACATCGACGTGGCGGAGATCGAGACCCTGAAGAACATCTACGTGCGCACGCTCAAGCAACTGGACGCATCGCTCGCTGCGGTGGGCGCATGA
- the prmB gene encoding 50S ribosomal protein L3 N(5)-glutamine methyltransferase, whose product MSTVIELIEAGAKRLEDAGVAFGHGTANAFDEAAWLVLWRLKLPLDDLDGVADTPVSPADAGKVDALVAERIATRKPAAYLTKEAWLQGVSFYVDERAIVPRSFIAELIADGSIDYWLGEHTQRVLDLCTGNGSLAVLAALTYPEVSVDAADLSVEALEVAAINVTRHALDARVKLIESDGLANLPGPYDLVLCNPPYVNSASMAALPAEYLAEPELALAGGADGMDFVRRLFADAPSRMGERAVLVLEIGNERDHFEAAFPQLEVVWLETSAGEDQVLLVTRDALAAMATLVAGAGVR is encoded by the coding sequence ATGAGCACCGTCATCGAACTCATCGAGGCCGGCGCGAAGCGGCTCGAAGACGCCGGCGTGGCTTTCGGGCACGGCACGGCCAACGCCTTCGACGAAGCGGCATGGCTCGTGCTGTGGCGCCTCAAGCTCCCGCTGGACGACCTGGACGGCGTGGCGGATACGCCCGTTTCGCCCGCCGACGCCGGCAAGGTCGACGCGCTCGTCGCCGAGCGCATCGCCACGCGCAAGCCGGCCGCCTATCTCACGAAGGAGGCCTGGCTGCAGGGCGTGTCGTTCTACGTGGACGAGCGCGCCATCGTGCCGCGCAGCTTCATCGCCGAGCTGATCGCCGATGGCAGCATCGATTACTGGCTGGGCGAGCACACGCAGCGCGTGCTCGACCTGTGCACCGGCAACGGCAGCCTCGCGGTGCTGGCTGCGCTGACCTACCCCGAGGTCAGCGTGGACGCGGCCGACCTGTCGGTCGAGGCCCTGGAAGTCGCCGCCATCAACGTCACGCGCCACGCGCTGGACGCGCGTGTGAAGCTGATCGAATCGGACGGTCTCGCGAACCTGCCCGGCCCCTACGACCTGGTGCTGTGCAACCCGCCCTACGTGAACAGCGCGAGCATGGCAGCGCTGCCCGCCGAATACCTCGCCGAGCCCGAACTGGCGCTGGCCGGTGGCGCCGACGGCATGGATTTCGTGCGACGGTTGTTCGCCGATGCGCCTTCGCGAATGGGCGAACGGGCGGTGCTGGTGCTCGAGATCGGCAACGAGCGCGATCATTTCGAGGCGGCTTTCCCGCAGCTCGAGGTGGTCTGGCTCGAGACCTCGGCAGGCGAGGACCAGGTCCTGCTCGTGACGCGGGACGCCCTGGCCGCCATGGCCACCCTCGTGGCCGGCGCTGGCGTGCGTTAG